GAAACTACGGTAAAAGATCCTTTTTTTATATTCACATAAAAGATCCCTTTTTTATATTCACATGTGACAGGCAGAAAGCCCTATTGCTTTAGCACGGGGAGGAATGCCGTCAACTTCCCGGCATTCTGTTCCACGTTTGGATTTCTCCACTCTGCTTTGGAAATGAATTTCCGTAGCAGGTAACACGGTTTTGAAAAACCGTCGCCCCTTGTTAATGTTGGATATGCTTGTCAGGTGTAGCACACCGCCCTACCTCTCAGGACTTTTAATGCTACACCATAGAGCTACAAATTGAAGAAGCATTCGTGGGTATCATAACATTTCCAACGTAGTCAATTAAGACTTAGGCTGGTCAACCAGGGCTTTTGCAAGCCTCACTGCTTTAGTGTGGGGTAGTTGACTGTCTCCAAGCTCTGTTTTTATTTTCAATCTACCAGTTTAATCTACCAGTTTAATCTACCAGTTTAATCTACCAGTTTAATCTACCATTTCTATGGCGTCCGTCGGGCAGGCATCGATGCATTGCTCACATTCGGTGCATTCGTCCGGGCGGGCTACAATTGCCCTTTTTCCATCTTTGGTTTCTTCTTTGTCGTACACGTCTGCGGGGCAGACATCGTAGCATTCAAGCGAACCCACGCATTTGTCGTAATCTATTTTGGGATGCATTCTTTCACCTCTTTTTATAATATTTCTTCCGGAACCTTCCGAATCATACTTTCTATCCGGAACCTTCTGTCTGAAATCTTCCTGATTCAGTCTACAAGTTCTATTGCGTCTTCAGGACAGGCGTCTACGCACTGATCACATTCGATGCAGTCATCCGGGCGGGCTACTACTGCCTTTTTTCCCGCCTCCATCTCTTTTACATCAAAAACATCCCCTGGGCAAACCTCATAGCAGGCGAGAGCCCCGGTACACTTGTGATAATCGATTACAGGATGCATATTTCCTCCATTTATCAAGTTTTCATAAATCCTCAGCAGGAAATCCGTTAAATCTTCAGATTCAGCGGGTAGTTGACTACAGGGTTTTCACTGGATTTCAACATTTACGGTCTCTGTACTTTCCCTGTAAGGCACTTTCACATAGAGTTTTCCATCAACGTATCTTGCGACAGCTTTCTCAGGGACAACCCCGCAGCAGAACGTATAAGTCCCAACATACTCAACCCCGGTTTCTTCCCTTTTCGCTCTTACAAAAAAGCCGTTCTCGACCATTTTTAATTCGATATTCTCTTTCTTTACCCCAAACATTTCGATTTCAATGTCCAGATTTCCCTTCTCGTCTGAACATGAAAATACATCAGGTGACATTTTCACCATTGATATATTCATACCCCCAAACTGATATAAAACAAATCCAAATCATAATATCTGGATCGCTTTATTTATATTTTATGAATACTAGCTGCCTTTTACAGCTTCCTGCTGCTTTCTCCTTCCAAATCTCTCTTCTGCCCGGTTTTATTGCTTTTTATTTATAGGATTTTTCATTTTTTACTGCCACAGTTCCCTGTTTTTATCTATAAAAGCCCGCTGGACTTCTATTTTCGAAGCCGTGTAAATCAGCGCTGCGGGGTGGTAGAGTTTCAGGACCGTTTTTCCCTTGTGTTCTACTGGGACTCCCCATTCCAGTTTTCTTTCGGGGCAGTAGGACTTTTCGGCTGTGTTGCCGAGGAGAATTATGATTTTAGGGGCAAGCAGGGTGATCTGGGCAACAAGGAAAGGTTTGCAGCATTCTATTTCACTTGCCTTTGGTCTTCTGTTTTCCGGAGGGCGGCATTTGACGGTGTTTGTTACGAACCAATCCTCATCTGAGAGCCCCATATACTCAACCATTTTGTCCAGCTGTTTTCCTGCCCTTCCGTAGAAGGGAATCCCTGTTTCGTTTTCAGTCTTTCCCGGAGCTTCTCCTATGAAGAATACCTTTGGGTTGCAGGAACCTTTTCCTATTACTCTTCGGATTGCACTTTTATGAAGAGAGCACCTTGTACAGGCTATTGTCTCCCTTGCGACAGTCTCATACCCGGCTTCCACCAGTTTTAGAATCCTCTCTTCTAAATTTCCACAGTCTTCTTCCTCTGCTGCCATAGCTTTTATCTCCTTTATTTTTCCCTGTTCTCCTGAGAGTACAGCTTTTTCCTAAAACCGGTACTTAATAAATATCTTTTTTCTTCCAGCGTTAGCTGGCTTTTCCTCTGGTATTAATTATTTTCTTCTCTTGCATTAACTGTCTTTTTTTCTTGTTTTCCATATAAAAATAATGATCCATCTTTTTATACATATTTTTTGAGCCCCATCTTTTAAGGCGTGAAAGGGAACAAACTTATTTATGGAAAAAATTCCATGACAAAGATAACCAATACTGAATGAATAAAATTCTCTATAGTTCTATATTTCATGTTTTATTCTCTGATCTATATAAAATTGTATTTACAAAGGTGTGCTGAGGGTAATGACTTCCAGAAACTTTCTTACGATCGATGATTTTGACATACGCGGAAAGACGATTCTTTTAAGGGTCGATATGAACTCTCCCATGGACACCCAGGGCCACATTCTGGATGATATGAGGATCAGAAGCCATATTGCGACCTTGAAGGACCTGGAGGGCGCAAAAGTCGTCCTGCTTGCTCACCAGAGCAGGCCCGGGAAAAAAGATTTCACTACAATGAAACCTCACGCTCACCTGCTGTCCAAATATCTGGGCAGGCAAGTTACTTATGTGGATGATATTTTCGGGACATTTGCAAAAACCCAGATTGCCTCTATGGAAGATGGGGATGTTATCATGCTCGAAAATGTCCGGTTTTATTCGGAAGAAAGCCTTGAAAGAACGTCAACAGAACAGGCAAATACCTATATGGTTAAAAAACTGTCACCTTTTATCGATATTTTCCTGAACGATGCATTTGCGGTATCCCACAGGTCTCATCTTTCGGTTGTCGGATTTACCGAAATCCTCCCATCGGGAGCTGGAAGAGTAATGGAAAAAGAACTTATCTCTCTGGACAGAGGGGTAAAAGGAGGAGAAAGGCCAAGCATTTTCGTGTTAGGTGGGGCAAAGGTGGACGACTCCCTTAGAGTGACTGAAAATGTTCTCATAAATGGAGGGGCTGACAGGGTGCTTCTTACCGGAGTGGTTGCAAATGTTGCTCTTGCGGCTTCGGGAGTAAACATCGGAAAAGCCAATATGGATTTCATCAAATCTCAGGGTTACGAAAACCAGATTGAAAAGGCAAGAGACTTGCTTGCGAAGTTCAAAGACAAAATCGGCCTTCCGAAAGACGTAGCCTTAAACGACAACAAGGGACGTGTTGAGGTCCATATCTCCGAGCTTAACTCCGATTCTCTGCCCATTAACGACATCGGACTCGAAACTATTGTGGACTATACAAATGAAATCCAAAACTCCAAAACAGTTGTTTTAAACGGCCCTGCGGGAGTTTCCGAGATTGACGATTTCGCCCTTGGGACTCATGAAATTATAAAAGCTGCCATTAAATCCGATTTCTCAATCATTGGCGGTGGGCATATCTCAGTTGAGGTTGCACATCTCGGCCTTGAACACCGCTTCTCGCATATCAGCACGGGTGGAGGAGCCTGTATTGATTACCTTGCAGGAGAAAAGCTGCCCGGAGTTGAGTCTCTGAAGGCAGCCTGCAAAAAATATCAGGAAGCTAAAAAGCTTTAAGGTTTTGTTTCCTGCGAGTTCCGGCGGTAAGAATGGATTTCGGTCTGGCATTTTCTGCCGGAATTTTCTGCCGGAATTTTCTGCCGGAATTTTCTGCCGGAATTTTCTGCCGGAATTTTCTGCCAGAATTTTCTGATTTTGCTTTTCATTAATTATTTTTCATTCTTTTTTCAATTTTTTTTCAATCCTTTTTTTATTCTCTTTCCTTTTTCAGGACTTCAAGCAATTCCAGAAACTTACTTTAACCACCTCCAATAAACATACTGTAGCTCCAATAAACATACTGTTATACCAGCTCACAGACATACCTTCATGCTAACCGGTGGCTGACAATACTGGCTGGTATTTAGAGCTTAAACTCATGATTAACGGGTAAATGCAGTTTACAGGTGTTGGTTCAAGCATGCTTACAGAAACAGAAGGCAGAGCTGCAGTCAAGCTTGCAAGAAAAACCATTGAAATGTTTTTATCGGAGGGAAGGCTTCCAGAGCCTCAGGAGTTAGGCATTGATCTTTCTCCGGTCTTTGGGGAGAATAGGGGCGTTTTTGTCACACTGACGGAAAATGGGCTTTTAAGGGGCTGCATAGGCCATCCTTATCCTGATTCAACCCTCAAGGAGGCAATTCTGGACTCCGCAGTCTCTGCGGCAACTCGGGACCCGCGCTTTCCCCAGGTCGAAGAAAAAGAACTCGACAGTATAGTCGTTGAGGTTACGATACTGACTCAACCTGAAAAGATCAATGCACCTCCAAAGGACCTTCCGGATAAGGTGATCATCGGAAAGCACGGGCTCATCGTGAAACAGGGCTACTACCAGGGGCTGCTGCTTCCTCAGGTCGCTCCTGAGAACAATATGGATGCTATTGACTTCCTGAACCATACCTGCATGAAAGCCGGTCTTCCTCCGGATGCCTGGGTTAATGGAGCAGAAATCTATCGTTTTGAGGGGCAGATCTTCAAGGAAAAGGAGCCTGGAGGCGAAGTCATAGAGGAGAAGTTTTGAGGCGTCTGAACGTCTCATTATTTTTGACCATATTTTTTAGCTTCTTTTTGAGCCCCATAAAACGTTCACCTTTATTAATTGTTCATTTTCATATTTTCTTTTTAATGTTAGAGCAGAATGATTTCAACATTGTTTTATAGTGTAAGATATTTGTTCTTTTTTGGATAACACTCACTTTTAAGTTGAGTTGAGTTGAGTTGAGCGAAGAAACGTCAATTACCCCTGCGCTAAAGACTCAGGGGTTTCCTGCTGAGGATTTATGAATACCTGTAACCTGCAGAAAAATTCTTTTCCGGGATTTACCGGCAATATTAATCCTGAGCTCTATGTTCTCTCTCTGTCCAGGTTCTGTGAAGATCTGGGTTCGGGGATGCTGGTTGCCCTGATTCCTTTATATATCTCTGATCTTGGGGCATCCTTTTTTTCCGGGCTTCCCCTTGTTGCCAGAGCAGGGCTTGTAATGACGGTTTTCGGGCTTTTCAGTGCCCTTACGCAGCCTCTTATGGGCAGGCTTTCGGACAGGCTTAACTGCAGGAGACCTTTCATCCTCCTGGGGTTGATAGGGTATACCTTCTTTTCTTTCCTTTATTCGCAGGTAACAAGCTATGAGCAACTGCTCTTTATTAGGCTGCTGCAGGGGATTACCGTGGGGGCAACCATACCTGCGGTCATCGCAATGGTTACGCATATCTCGACCTCTGAGACCAGGGGAAAAGCCGTGGGGGTCTATACGACTATTAGAGGGGTCGGCTTCGGGCTCGGGCCTGTTGTCGGGGGAGCAATAGCCAGATACTGGGGCTTTGATGCCGGGTTTTATTTCTGCGCCTTGCTCGGAGTGGTAAGCATGGGGCTTGTGACCTTTTTCGTAAAAGAAACCAGGGGCTCTCATGAGCCAGTTTCCGAAAAAAGAAGCGACAAAAAAAGCCATGCTTCAGTTTATTCCCTCGCAGGCGCCATGCTGATGATGATGGTCGGGATAATGATGGTAGTTGCCCTTATCCCGGAATACGAGATAAGGCTTGAAGCATCCGAGCTTTCCCTGGGAGTTGCGGTCTCAGCCTACATTTTCGCAAGGCTTCTTTTCCAGGCTCCTCTCGGCAGCCTTTCGGACCGGATAGGCAGGAAGAAACTGATCGTTGGCGGCCTTTTCCTTAGCGTCCCGCTGGTTGTCGGGATGGGCTATATCACAAGCATAAGCCAGCTCATCCTTTTCAGGGCTTTTCAGGGGCTCCTTGTAGCCTCAATTGACACGCCTGCAATGGCACTTGCAGCCGATCTTTCGGAGGGCTCTTCCTTAAGCTCAAGGCTTAGCATCATAACAACTGCACAGGCAGCAGGAATGGCTTTTGGCCCTATCTTCGGAGGCTTCCTTGCAGGATATGTTACTTTTGTAACGCCCTTTTATGCCTGCGCTCTGCTGATGCTTCTGGCAGGCTTTGTGGTAATCAAAAAAGTAGAAGAACCAGAGAAAAGTTAATGAAAAAAAAGTGGAGGTAAAATAGGCGAATGGTTTTTTTCTGGCAGAGGGGGTTTTCAGTGGATTTTACTCTTGCTTGATTTTATGATTCGCAGTTTAGTGGAATGGATTTGAATGCAGTTTTGGATTTGAATGCAGTTCTGGATTTGAATGCAGTTCTGGATTTGAATGCAGTTCTGGATTTGAATGCAGTTCTGGATTTGAATGCAGTTCTGGATTTGAATGCAGTTCTGGATTTGAATGCAGTTCTGGATTTGAATGCAGTTCTGGATTTGAATGCAGTTCTGGATTTGAATGCAGTTCTGGATTTGAATGCAATTCTTGATTTGAATTTAATGAATTGACCAGGAAGGTTTGCCTGCAGGCTTGATAACCTGCAGGTCCTGTCAGCAAATCTGGTTTTTGCGGTTTTATAGGCTCTACTGGTGTAGGTTTTATCGGTTTTTTTGGTTTTATTGTTTTCATAATTTTGTGGTGATTTAGGCGGCAGTTCTCTTATCGATGAATCTCGCTATGGTAGCATCTCCGATCACTCGATAAGGATCTTTTTTCCGGTCAATTCCTTTGTTTTTGGCATGGTAACGGTTAAGACACCGTTTTTGAGCTGAGCAGTTGCCCCTTCCTCTGTTATGCCTTCAGGAAGAGGGATTTCACGGTAGTAACGCATGAAAGACCTCTCTTTTCTGAGATAGCCTTCCTTTTCTGTCTCCTCCTCTTTTCCTTTCGCTGCACTGATTGCAAGGAAGTTGTCCCTCAGGCTCAGTTCGATATTTTCTTTATCAATACCCGGTAGGTCAGTTGTAACAATTACCCTGTTATCTTCTTCCACCACATCGGTCAGCGGGGATAAAGTTCCGCTTTCGAACCCGGTGTCCAGTGCAGGAAATGCCCTTGACATCTGTTCCATATATTCCTGCATTCTTCTTATCTCATCAAACGGGTCCCAGTTGTACACGTCACGGAATGGTCTCTTTATTGGCAGTTTCATGTGCAAATTCCTCCTTATTTGACTCCAGGATTTTTCCAATTCCAGTTTGACTGTTCTCTTTTCGAATTTTCCTGGTTTTGTGTCATTTTTTATTTTATATTTTATTGCGGTTGGTTGATGATCCCCAACCTGATCTGTAAGTGGTTCTGGAGGTGTGGAACAGTTCCTTTTCGTTCTCCACAGGAGGCCGCCTGAAAGACGTGGAAACCCTGCCAGGGGTGGAAAGTTGAGAGTGGAGATTTTTGTTTTGTTTGCTCTTTCCATGTCTTACAGGCAGCATAGATGAGGGTTCCAGGCTCTCATCTCTTTCTCTTGGTGGGAGAAATCCGTTTTTAAAGGTGATACAGGTTCACCTCCAGTCTGCTCACAGGTCTGTTGGTCTGGCAACTGAAGTCCAACCTTACAGTTAGTATGTTGTGGTTACTGTATGGTTGTTATTGTCCCTCAGTTACTACCCTCTAGTTAGTACTTATTATATTTATAGTTTTCGTTTGTTTGGGCTTTGCCTGTAAAATAGCTCAAAAACAGCTATTTGTCGGGTATGTGAGGTATTTTCGGGTAAATGACTCAATTTTTGGGAAAATATCCAATTTTCAGATTAGGGCGCGAGTTTTCAGAAAAACGATATCAGGAAAGGTAATATTGACTTTCCGGTCAAAAGCACTTTTTGGTCACAGCCTTAATAATCGAAGCACATATTTACTATTTCTTTAATATACAGTAATTACTAGAAATATTATTAATTCTGTAAATAAGGCGTTGAAATGGAGACTGCAAAAAAAGAATTTGAGAATCTTGTGTATCAAGGGATGAAATCCTACGGACTTGATGAACTTTCCTCTAAATTGCTTGCAATACTTCATTCTGAACCAGATCCACTAACTTTAGAAGAGCTTTCTACAATTTCTGGGTATAGCTTTTCTGCAGTTAGTGCGGCAATGAAATTGCTTACTGGAATTACTCTTGTAGAAAAAACGAAGAAAGCCGGTTCAAAAAAATTATACTTCTCAGTTCAAAGAGATATTCTGGCAATGACCATTAAGGCAGTAAAATCCAAAAATGAACTCATGGTCAGCCCTACGATTAAAGAGCTTCCAGCAATAATCGAAAGATGTAAAAATAGTGACTCAGAGGACTCTGAAGAACTGCTCAAAATAATCGAAGATTATTATCAGCAAATGATTGCATTGGATTTAATTTTTAAAAATCTTGTTGAATTTACGGAAAAAATTCAAAACGAGGTGATTAAAAAATGAGCCTGAAAATGAGCCAGAATACAAAGTTAAGATATTTGGTTCTTTTGGTTTTTTCAATTGTCTTATCAGGAATTTCTACTGCTGAAGCAGAAATTTCCAGTTATGCATGCGTAAACGCAGAGGTTCAGGAAATAAGTCCCAGTTCAATAGGTATCGATGAAGAATTCACCCTGGGAATTAATCTGGAGAGCTGTGGCACTAAAACTCCTGAAGATATTACTTTTGAGATAATCAGCATCCCCTCAGATATAATAGTTACAGAAAATTTAGTTACTAAAGTTTCAAAATTAACTTATAGTACAAGTGAAAGGTACCTGATATATCACATGAGAACAACTCCTGATGCCAAACCTGGTCCTCATCTGATTAAAATGAAATTAACATATGCAAATAAGCCCGTTGACACCGAAAAATATTATGAAGTTGAAATAAGGGTGATAGGCGAAGATGCAGAACCAAGAATCTCTTCTGTCAAAACCAATCCTGAATATATCTATGAGGGAGATACGGTTGACTTAAGGTTAGGCATAGAAAACTTCGGTGAAGCAATAGCAAAATCCGTATCAATTAGCCTGGATCACGATTTTAAAGGAATTAAAACTTCTACAATTGGAACTCTTGGCTTAAATGAAAGTCAAACTGCATTATTCAAATTTAAGGCAAACAGTTCAGGGGAGTTTAAAATCCCTGTCATTATAGAGTATGAAGATGATTTTGGCAAGCAACAAGATGAATATGAGATTGGAATAACTGTGCTTGACAAAAAAGGAAGTTTAAATCTTGCATCT
The Methanosarcina sp. WWM596 DNA segment above includes these coding regions:
- a CDS encoding ferredoxin family protein, whose protein sequence is MHPKIDYDKCVGSLECYDVCPADVYDKEETKDGKRAIVARPDECTECEQCIDACPTDAIEMVD
- a CDS encoding ferredoxin family protein, producing the protein MHPVIDYHKCTGALACYEVCPGDVFDVKEMEAGKKAVVARPDDCIECDQCVDACPEDAIELVD
- a CDS encoding Hsp20/alpha crystallin family protein, which gives rise to MNISMVKMSPDVFSCSDEKGNLDIEIEMFGVKKENIELKMVENGFFVRAKREETGVEYVGTYTFCCGVVPEKAVARYVDGKLYVKVPYRESTETVNVEIQ
- a CDS encoding uracil-DNA glycosylase, whose protein sequence is MAAEEEDCGNLEERILKLVEAGYETVARETIACTRCSLHKSAIRRVIGKGSCNPKVFFIGEAPGKTENETGIPFYGRAGKQLDKMVEYMGLSDEDWFVTNTVKCRPPENRRPKASEIECCKPFLVAQITLLAPKIIILLGNTAEKSYCPERKLEWGVPVEHKGKTVLKLYHPAALIYTASKIEVQRAFIDKNRELWQ
- a CDS encoding phosphoglycerate kinase, translating into MLRVMTSRNFLTIDDFDIRGKTILLRVDMNSPMDTQGHILDDMRIRSHIATLKDLEGAKVVLLAHQSRPGKKDFTTMKPHAHLLSKYLGRQVTYVDDIFGTFAKTQIASMEDGDVIMLENVRFYSEESLERTSTEQANTYMVKKLSPFIDIFLNDAFAVSHRSHLSVVGFTEILPSGAGRVMEKELISLDRGVKGGERPSIFVLGGAKVDDSLRVTENVLINGGADRVLLTGVVANVALAASGVNIGKANMDFIKSQGYENQIEKARDLLAKFKDKIGLPKDVALNDNKGRVEVHISELNSDSLPINDIGLETIVDYTNEIQNSKTVVLNGPAGVSEIDDFALGTHEIIKAAIKSDFSIIGGGHISVEVAHLGLEHRFSHISTGGGACIDYLAGEKLPGVESLKAACKKYQEAKKL
- a CDS encoding TIGR00296 family protein; translated protein: MLTETEGRAAVKLARKTIEMFLSEGRLPEPQELGIDLSPVFGENRGVFVTLTENGLLRGCIGHPYPDSTLKEAILDSAVSAATRDPRFPQVEEKELDSIVVEVTILTQPEKINAPPKDLPDKVIIGKHGLIVKQGYYQGLLLPQVAPENNMDAIDFLNHTCMKAGLPPDAWVNGAEIYRFEGQIFKEKEPGGEVIEEKF
- a CDS encoding MFS transporter, with protein sequence MNTCNLQKNSFPGFTGNINPELYVLSLSRFCEDLGSGMLVALIPLYISDLGASFFSGLPLVARAGLVMTVFGLFSALTQPLMGRLSDRLNCRRPFILLGLIGYTFFSFLYSQVTSYEQLLFIRLLQGITVGATIPAVIAMVTHISTSETRGKAVGVYTTIRGVGFGLGPVVGGAIARYWGFDAGFYFCALLGVVSMGLVTFFVKETRGSHEPVSEKRSDKKSHASVYSLAGAMLMMMVGIMMVVALIPEYEIRLEASELSLGVAVSAYIFARLLFQAPLGSLSDRIGRKKLIVGGLFLSVPLVVGMGYITSISQLILFRAFQGLLVASIDTPAMALAADLSEGSSLSSRLSIITTAQAAGMAFGPIFGGFLAGYVTFVTPFYACALLMLLAGFVVIKKVEEPEKS
- a CDS encoding Hsp20/alpha crystallin family protein, with amino-acid sequence MKLPIKRPFRDVYNWDPFDEIRRMQEYMEQMSRAFPALDTGFESGTLSPLTDVVEEDNRVIVTTDLPGIDKENIELSLRDNFLAISAAKGKEEETEKEGYLRKERSFMRYYREIPLPEGITEEGATAQLKNGVLTVTMPKTKELTGKKILIE
- a CDS encoding GbsR/MarR family transcriptional regulator yields the protein METAKKEFENLVYQGMKSYGLDELSSKLLAILHSEPDPLTLEELSTISGYSFSAVSAAMKLLTGITLVEKTKKAGSKKLYFSVQRDILAMTIKAVKSKNELMVSPTIKELPAIIERCKNSDSEDSEELLKIIEDYYQQMIALDLIFKNLVEFTEKIQNEVIKK
- a CDS encoding COG1361 S-layer family protein, which codes for MSLKMSQNTKLRYLVLLVFSIVLSGISTAEAEISSYACVNAEVQEISPSSIGIDEEFTLGINLESCGTKTPEDITFEIISIPSDIIVTENLVTKVSKLTYSTSERYLIYHMRTTPDAKPGPHLIKMKLTYANKPVDTEKYYEVEIRVIGEDAEPRISSVKTNPEYIYEGDTVDLRLGIENFGEAIAKSVSISLDHDFKGIKTSTIGTLGLNESQTALFKFKANSSGEFKIPVIIEYEDDFGKQQDEYEIGITVLDKKGSLNLASVKVDPVLPYTGDTVELTMRIENSGDRTINSIRVYADHPFKGLKESFIGTLDPNEDGPAVITFIVDQAGEYEIPVTITYSDDFGEEQIEKKINLIVLESSSGVGTAAIVLLILAVIGGLIYINYRTKKSKDEIIKQLMEGSGNSANNKK